The Stigmatopora argus isolate UIUO_Sarg chromosome 23, RoL_Sarg_1.0, whole genome shotgun sequence genome contains a region encoding:
- the tmpoa gene encoding thymopoietin a isoform X1 has protein sequence MPEYVEDPSQLTKDKLKSELVAHNVELPSGNHNKDVYVQLYLENLTAQNKKHDYAMNLDAFSSDEELPPPVVSNRSRSSSKKVANKVSKILPDKLDVTSLTDEYLREELVKHGVDAGPIVASTRKLYEKKLQRLLDDGPAQATVTKMVVTEIEVNHNGNSESDLYSDKEDDVTPEPEIVAELEPEPEPEPVPVVERPVRSRGKTPVTTRTRSTEHQIRRRNRLETETLLNTALLEVEIVARDQKPKRDEKEVLQELFVNDVSSPTGITATCRRPIRGAAGRPLISGDFWNGENSYLSVKSAKSISNSFPSYKESNITNRVKSLPFSAPCKPSCGESTVASVAPATGPTKAARSSMSLWSKLLVFGIGAAFLFFIYQAMEANIDSQFLTADSNAANGNEA, from the exons ATGCCGGAATACGTGGAGGATCCGTCGCAGCTCACCAAGGATAAACTTAAAAGCGAGTTGGTAGCTCACAACGTGGAGCTCCCGAGCGGCAACCACAACAAAGACGTGTACGTGCAGCTTTATCTGGAGAATTTGACCGCGCAGAACAAAAAGCATGACTACGCCATGAATTTGGACGCCTTCTCGAGTGACGAGGAGCTCCCCCCGCCGGTCGTCTCCAACCGAAGTCGCTCATCTAGCAAA AAAGTGGCCAATAAAGTGAGCAAGATTCTGCCCGACAAGCTAGACGTGACGTCCCTGACTGATGAATATCTGAGGGAGGAGCTTGTCAAACATGGAGTCGATGCTGGCCCAATTGTGG CATCCACCCGTAAACTGTACGAGAAGAAACTGCAGAGGCTACTTGACGACGGCCCCGCCCAGGCCACCGTCACCAAGATGGTCGTCACGGAGATTGAAGTCAACCACAATGGCAACTCTGAATCGGACCTCTATAGCGACAAGGAAGACG ATGTGACACCGGAACCTGAAATAGTGGCAGAACTTGAGCCCGAGCCTGAACCAGAACCAGTTCCAGTGGTAGAGAGGCCCGTTAGGAGCAGAGGGAAGACGCCAGTCACGACCCGAACTCGCAGCACTGAGCACCAAATt CGCCGTCGTAATCGACTGGAAACCGAGACCCTCCTCAACACGGCTCTGCTCGAG GTGGAGATAGTGGCCAGAGACCAAAAACCCAAACGGGACGAGAAAGAAGTTCTTCAGGAGCTGTTCGTCAACGACGTCAGCAGCCCGACGGGAATCAC GGCCACTTGTCGGCGACCAATCCGGGGAGCCGCCGGTCGTCCGCTGATCTCCGGCGACTTCTGGAATGGCGAAAACTCCTACTTGTCCGTCAAATCCGCTAAAAGCATCAGTAACTCCTTCCCCTCTTACAAAGAGAGCAATATTACCAACAGAGTGAAAAGTTTGCCATTCTCCGCCCCCTGCAAACCTTCGTGCGGCGAATCCACGGTGGCGTCGGTGGCTCCCGCCACCGGTCCGACGAAAGCGGCGCGCTCGAGCATGTCCCTTTGGTCCAAGCTGCTTGTCTTTGGGATCGGAGCGGCTTTCTTGTTCTTCATTTACCAGGCCATGGAAGCTAATATCGATAGCCAGTTTCTGACGGCCGACTCAAACGCTGCCAATGGCAACGAAGCGTAG
- the tmpoa gene encoding thymopoietin a isoform X3: MFSVQGLKSNIQCKVANKVSKILPDKLDVTSLTDEYLREELVKHGVDAGPIVASTRKLYEKKLQRLLDDGPAQATVTKMVVTEIEVNHNGNSESDLYSDKEDDVTPEPEIVAELEPEPEPEPVPVVERPVRSRGKTPVTTRTRSTEHQIRRRNRLETETLLNTALLEVEIVARDQKPKRDEKEVLQELFVNDVSSPTGITATCRRPIRGAAGRPLISGDFWNGENSYLSVKSAKSISNSFPSYKESNITNRVKSLPFSAPCKPSCGESTVASVAPATGPTKAARSSMSLWSKLLVFGIGAAFLFFIYQAMEANIDSQFLTADSNAANGNEA, translated from the exons atgttttCGGTCCAGGGTTTGAAGTCAAACATTCAATGT AAAGTGGCCAATAAAGTGAGCAAGATTCTGCCCGACAAGCTAGACGTGACGTCCCTGACTGATGAATATCTGAGGGAGGAGCTTGTCAAACATGGAGTCGATGCTGGCCCAATTGTGG CATCCACCCGTAAACTGTACGAGAAGAAACTGCAGAGGCTACTTGACGACGGCCCCGCCCAGGCCACCGTCACCAAGATGGTCGTCACGGAGATTGAAGTCAACCACAATGGCAACTCTGAATCGGACCTCTATAGCGACAAGGAAGACG ATGTGACACCGGAACCTGAAATAGTGGCAGAACTTGAGCCCGAGCCTGAACCAGAACCAGTTCCAGTGGTAGAGAGGCCCGTTAGGAGCAGAGGGAAGACGCCAGTCACGACCCGAACTCGCAGCACTGAGCACCAAATt CGCCGTCGTAATCGACTGGAAACCGAGACCCTCCTCAACACGGCTCTGCTCGAG GTGGAGATAGTGGCCAGAGACCAAAAACCCAAACGGGACGAGAAAGAAGTTCTTCAGGAGCTGTTCGTCAACGACGTCAGCAGCCCGACGGGAATCAC GGCCACTTGTCGGCGACCAATCCGGGGAGCCGCCGGTCGTCCGCTGATCTCCGGCGACTTCTGGAATGGCGAAAACTCCTACTTGTCCGTCAAATCCGCTAAAAGCATCAGTAACTCCTTCCCCTCTTACAAAGAGAGCAATATTACCAACAGAGTGAAAAGTTTGCCATTCTCCGCCCCCTGCAAACCTTCGTGCGGCGAATCCACGGTGGCGTCGGTGGCTCCCGCCACCGGTCCGACGAAAGCGGCGCGCTCGAGCATGTCCCTTTGGTCCAAGCTGCTTGTCTTTGGGATCGGAGCGGCTTTCTTGTTCTTCATTTACCAGGCCATGGAAGCTAATATCGATAGCCAGTTTCTGACGGCCGACTCAAACGCTGCCAATGGCAACGAAGCGTAG
- the recql gene encoding ATP-dependent DNA helicase Q1 isoform X2: MDDGGETNDVQAELESVEAELELVKLQKAELAEKETELTSRKNFLLCKLEEACDVASASSSSSRHSRTARETGEEELRRYDGTDFAWSKDLRRQLKASFHLSEFRPLQMRAINLTLSGKDLFLVMPTGRGKSLCYQLPAICSEGFTLVVTPLVSLMEDQIMYLRSIDVAAVMLNASSSKEHSKSVLAGMTEKKTPFKLLYVTPEKIAKSKMFMSRLEKADKANLLSRIAVDEVHCCSQWGHDFRRDYKLLGILKRQFPKVPVIGLTATATGSLLEDCGEILCIQKPITLRASFNRTNLFYEVRPKMSDDALITDIASLIKNRYKDQSGIIYVFSQKDAESVSSQLQQRDISAAPYHANLNSDEKSGTHRKWSAGQIQVVVATVAFGMGIDKPDVRFVVHHTISKSVENYYQESGRAGRDDRPADCIVYFGFADIFRVGSMVVMENVGQRKLNQMVTYCHNVDRCRRSLLAVHFDEVWDDKECNEMCDTCRKGDDVISTDIAEHGRQVVQILELAASNDEKLTPLKLVEAWMGKGPAKHRKSTQTTTLSRDQAESVIIHLFLQGYLREDFSFTPYSTYFYLLLGRKVPLLKSPGHTLQVKIRSGNSQSPLVKTPSDDAAKAKVAKRSDQRLEEEEEEEEAPKAKKKKKGKAD; encoded by the exons ATGGATGATGGCGGGGAGACAAATG ATGTTCAGGCAGAGCTGGAATCGGTGGAGGCGGAGCTGGAACTGGTCAAGCTTCAGAAGGCCGAGCTGGCGGAAAAGGAAACGGAGCTGACCTCTCGCAAGAACTTTCTGCTGTGCAAACTGGAGGAAGCGTGTGACGTCGCATCGGCGTCGTCTTCCTCGAGCCGCCATTCTCGAACTGCCCGGGAAACGGGCGAAGAGGAACTGCGGCGCTACGATGGCACAG ATTTTGCCTGGTCCAAAGACCTGAGGCGCCAGCTGAAGGCTTCCTTCCACCTTTCGGAGTTCCGGCCGCTGCAAATGAGGGCCATCAATCTGACGCTGTCTGGAAAAGATTTGTTCTTGGTGATGCCCACGGGCCGAGGAAAAAGCCTCTGCTATCAGCTCCCTGCCATCTGCTCCGAAG GTTTCACGCTGGTGGTGACCCCGCTCGTATCGCTGATGGAGGATCAAATCATGTACCTGCGTTCCATCGACGTGGCCGCGGTCATGCTCAATGCTTCCAGTAGCAAG GAGCACTCCAAGAGCGTCTTGGCCGGCATGACGGAGAAAAAAACTCCGTTCAAGCTTCTGTACGTGACCCCGGAGAAGATCGCCAAGAGCAAGATGTTCATGTCTCGTCTGGAGAAAGCCGACAAAGCCAATCTTCTGAGTCGCATCGCCGTGGACGAGGTGCACTGCTGCAGCCAATGGGGGCACGACTTCAGACGAG ATTATAAACTGCTGGGCATTTTGAAGAGGCAGTTTCCCAAGGTCCCGGTGATCGGCCTGACGGCGACGGCCACCGGGAGCCTCCTGGAGGACTGTGGGGAGATCCTGTGCATCCAAAAGCCAATCACGCTCCGAGCCTCCTTCAACAGAACCAATCTCTTTTACGAG GTCCGTCCCAAGATGTCCGACGATGCGCTAATCACAGACATCGCCTCGCTCATCAAGAATCGATACAAGGATCAATCGG GGATCATCTACGTCTTCTCTCAGAAGGACGCCGAGTCGGTGTCCTCTCAACTCCAACAGAGGGATATCTCGGCCGCTCCCTATCATGCCAATTTGAACTCGGACGAAAAGTCTGGCACTCATCGCAAGTGGAGCGCCGGTCAAATCCAG GTGGTGGTCGCCACCGTGGCCTTCGGCATGGGGATTGACAAACCTGACGTCAGATTTGTGGTCCATCACACCATCAGCAAGTCGGTGGAAAACTACTACCAGGAGAGTGGACGGGCAG GTCGAGACGATCGTCCGGCCGACTGCATCGTCTACTTTGGCTTCGCCGACATCTTCCGCGTGGGCAGCATGGTGGTGATGGAGAACGTGGGTCAACGGAAGCTCAACCAGATGGTGACCTACTGCCACAACGTGGACAG GTGCCGTCGCTCCCTCCTGGCGGTTCATTTCGACGAAGTGTGGGATGACAAAGAATGCAACGAGATGTGCGACACGTGCCGCAAAGGCGACG ACGTCATCTCCACCGACATTGCCGAACACGGCAGGCAGGTGGTTCAGATTTTGGAGCTGGCGGCCTCCAACGACGAGAAGCTAACCCCGCTGAAGCTGGTGGAGGCCTGGATGGGGAAGGGTCCGGCCAAGCACAGGAAGTCCACCCAGACCACCACGCTGTCTCGAGACCAGGCCGAGAGCGTGATCATCCACCTGTTCCTGCAAGGGTACCTCAG agaAGATTTCAGTTTCACACCATACAGCACCTATTTTTACCTCCTGCTGGGCCGCAAGGTGCCTTTATTAAAAAGTCCCGGTCACACGCTGCAGGTGAAGATCCGCTCGGGAAATTCTCAGTCTCCATTG GTCAAAACTCCAAGCGACGACGCGGCGAAAGCCAAAGTGGCAAAGCGTTCAGATCAGAGattggaagaagaagaagaagaagaagaagctccCAAGgccaagaaaaagaagaaaggaaAAGCTGACTAA
- the golt1ba gene encoding golgi transport 1Ba isoform X2, protein MISLTDSQKIGMGLTGFGVFFLFFGMILFFDKALLAIGNILFVAGLSFVIGLERTFRFFFQKHKMKATSFFLGGVFVVLIGWPIIGVVLEVYGFFLLFRGFFPVVVGFIRRIPVLGSILNLPFISSPS, encoded by the exons ATGATTTCCTTAACGGATTCGCAAA AAATCGGAATGGGATTAACTGGTTTTGGCgtgtttttcctcttctttgGGATGATCCTGTTCTTTGACAAAGCCCTCCTGGCCATTGGAAAC ATCCTGTTTGTCGCCGGACTCTCCTTTGTGATTGGCCTGGAGAGAACTTTCCGTTTCTTTTTCCAAAAGCACAAAATGAAAGCCACCAGTTTCTTCTTAGGAGGTGTGTTTGTGGTGCTTATTGGCTGGCCCATCATCGGGGTTGTCCTGGAGGTATATGGATTTTTCCTCTTGTTCAG AGGCTTTTTCCCAGTTGTAGTGGGCTTCATAAGGAGGATACCTGTCCTTGGCTCCATCCTAAACCTGCCCTTCATCAGTTCT ccTTCGTAG
- the recql gene encoding ATP-dependent DNA helicase Q1 isoform X1, with protein MDDGGETNDVQAELESVEAELELVKLQKAELAEKETELTSRKNFLLCKLEEACDVASASSSSSRHSRTARETGEEELRRYDGTDFAWSKDLRRQLKASFHLSEFRPLQMRAINLTLSGKDLFLVMPTGRGKSLCYQLPAICSEGFTLVVTPLVSLMEDQIMYLRSIDVAAVMLNASSSKEHSKSVLAGMTEKKTPFKLLYVTPEKIAKSKMFMSRLEKADKANLLSRIAVDEVHCCSQWGHDFRRDYKLLGILKRQFPKVPVIGLTATATGSLLEDCGEILCIQKPITLRASFNRTNLFYEVRPKMSDDALITDIASLIKNRYKDQSGIIYVFSQKDAESVSSQLQQRDISAAPYHANLNSDEKSGTHRKWSAGQIQVVVATVAFGMGIDKPDVRFVVHHTISKSVENYYQESGRAGRDDRPADCIVYFGFADIFRVGSMVVMENVGQRKLNQMVTYCHNVDRCRRSLLAVHFDEVWDDKECNEMCDTCRKGDDVISTDIAEHGRQVVQILELAASNDEKLTPLKLVEAWMGKGPAKHRKSTQTTTLSRDQAESVIIHLFLQGYLREDFSFTPYSTYFYLLLGRKVPLLKSPGHTLQVKIRSGNSQSPLQVKTPSDDAAKAKVAKRSDQRLEEEEEEEEAPKAKKKKKGKAD; from the exons ATGGATGATGGCGGGGAGACAAATG ATGTTCAGGCAGAGCTGGAATCGGTGGAGGCGGAGCTGGAACTGGTCAAGCTTCAGAAGGCCGAGCTGGCGGAAAAGGAAACGGAGCTGACCTCTCGCAAGAACTTTCTGCTGTGCAAACTGGAGGAAGCGTGTGACGTCGCATCGGCGTCGTCTTCCTCGAGCCGCCATTCTCGAACTGCCCGGGAAACGGGCGAAGAGGAACTGCGGCGCTACGATGGCACAG ATTTTGCCTGGTCCAAAGACCTGAGGCGCCAGCTGAAGGCTTCCTTCCACCTTTCGGAGTTCCGGCCGCTGCAAATGAGGGCCATCAATCTGACGCTGTCTGGAAAAGATTTGTTCTTGGTGATGCCCACGGGCCGAGGAAAAAGCCTCTGCTATCAGCTCCCTGCCATCTGCTCCGAAG GTTTCACGCTGGTGGTGACCCCGCTCGTATCGCTGATGGAGGATCAAATCATGTACCTGCGTTCCATCGACGTGGCCGCGGTCATGCTCAATGCTTCCAGTAGCAAG GAGCACTCCAAGAGCGTCTTGGCCGGCATGACGGAGAAAAAAACTCCGTTCAAGCTTCTGTACGTGACCCCGGAGAAGATCGCCAAGAGCAAGATGTTCATGTCTCGTCTGGAGAAAGCCGACAAAGCCAATCTTCTGAGTCGCATCGCCGTGGACGAGGTGCACTGCTGCAGCCAATGGGGGCACGACTTCAGACGAG ATTATAAACTGCTGGGCATTTTGAAGAGGCAGTTTCCCAAGGTCCCGGTGATCGGCCTGACGGCGACGGCCACCGGGAGCCTCCTGGAGGACTGTGGGGAGATCCTGTGCATCCAAAAGCCAATCACGCTCCGAGCCTCCTTCAACAGAACCAATCTCTTTTACGAG GTCCGTCCCAAGATGTCCGACGATGCGCTAATCACAGACATCGCCTCGCTCATCAAGAATCGATACAAGGATCAATCGG GGATCATCTACGTCTTCTCTCAGAAGGACGCCGAGTCGGTGTCCTCTCAACTCCAACAGAGGGATATCTCGGCCGCTCCCTATCATGCCAATTTGAACTCGGACGAAAAGTCTGGCACTCATCGCAAGTGGAGCGCCGGTCAAATCCAG GTGGTGGTCGCCACCGTGGCCTTCGGCATGGGGATTGACAAACCTGACGTCAGATTTGTGGTCCATCACACCATCAGCAAGTCGGTGGAAAACTACTACCAGGAGAGTGGACGGGCAG GTCGAGACGATCGTCCGGCCGACTGCATCGTCTACTTTGGCTTCGCCGACATCTTCCGCGTGGGCAGCATGGTGGTGATGGAGAACGTGGGTCAACGGAAGCTCAACCAGATGGTGACCTACTGCCACAACGTGGACAG GTGCCGTCGCTCCCTCCTGGCGGTTCATTTCGACGAAGTGTGGGATGACAAAGAATGCAACGAGATGTGCGACACGTGCCGCAAAGGCGACG ACGTCATCTCCACCGACATTGCCGAACACGGCAGGCAGGTGGTTCAGATTTTGGAGCTGGCGGCCTCCAACGACGAGAAGCTAACCCCGCTGAAGCTGGTGGAGGCCTGGATGGGGAAGGGTCCGGCCAAGCACAGGAAGTCCACCCAGACCACCACGCTGTCTCGAGACCAGGCCGAGAGCGTGATCATCCACCTGTTCCTGCAAGGGTACCTCAG agaAGATTTCAGTTTCACACCATACAGCACCTATTTTTACCTCCTGCTGGGCCGCAAGGTGCCTTTATTAAAAAGTCCCGGTCACACGCTGCAGGTGAAGATCCGCTCGGGAAATTCTCAGTCTCCATTG CAGGTCAAAACTCCAAGCGACGACGCGGCGAAAGCCAAAGTGGCAAAGCGTTCAGATCAGAGattggaagaagaagaagaagaagaagaagctccCAAGgccaagaaaaagaagaaaggaaAAGCTGACTAA
- the tmpoa gene encoding thymopoietin a isoform X2 — MPEYVEDPSQLTKDKLKSELVAHNVELPSGNHNKDVYVQLYLENLTAQNKKHDYAMNLDAFSSDEELPPPVVSNRSRSSSKKVANKVSKILPDKLDVTSLTDEYLREELVKHGVDAGPIVASTRKLYEKKLQRLLDDGPAQATVTKMVVTEIEVNHNGNSESDLYSDKEDDVTPEPEIVAELEPEPEPEPVPVVERPVRSRGKTPVTTRTRSTEHQIVEIVARDQKPKRDEKEVLQELFVNDVSSPTGITATCRRPIRGAAGRPLISGDFWNGENSYLSVKSAKSISNSFPSYKESNITNRVKSLPFSAPCKPSCGESTVASVAPATGPTKAARSSMSLWSKLLVFGIGAAFLFFIYQAMEANIDSQFLTADSNAANGNEA; from the exons ATGCCGGAATACGTGGAGGATCCGTCGCAGCTCACCAAGGATAAACTTAAAAGCGAGTTGGTAGCTCACAACGTGGAGCTCCCGAGCGGCAACCACAACAAAGACGTGTACGTGCAGCTTTATCTGGAGAATTTGACCGCGCAGAACAAAAAGCATGACTACGCCATGAATTTGGACGCCTTCTCGAGTGACGAGGAGCTCCCCCCGCCGGTCGTCTCCAACCGAAGTCGCTCATCTAGCAAA AAAGTGGCCAATAAAGTGAGCAAGATTCTGCCCGACAAGCTAGACGTGACGTCCCTGACTGATGAATATCTGAGGGAGGAGCTTGTCAAACATGGAGTCGATGCTGGCCCAATTGTGG CATCCACCCGTAAACTGTACGAGAAGAAACTGCAGAGGCTACTTGACGACGGCCCCGCCCAGGCCACCGTCACCAAGATGGTCGTCACGGAGATTGAAGTCAACCACAATGGCAACTCTGAATCGGACCTCTATAGCGACAAGGAAGACG ATGTGACACCGGAACCTGAAATAGTGGCAGAACTTGAGCCCGAGCCTGAACCAGAACCAGTTCCAGTGGTAGAGAGGCCCGTTAGGAGCAGAGGGAAGACGCCAGTCACGACCCGAACTCGCAGCACTGAGCACCAAATt GTGGAGATAGTGGCCAGAGACCAAAAACCCAAACGGGACGAGAAAGAAGTTCTTCAGGAGCTGTTCGTCAACGACGTCAGCAGCCCGACGGGAATCAC GGCCACTTGTCGGCGACCAATCCGGGGAGCCGCCGGTCGTCCGCTGATCTCCGGCGACTTCTGGAATGGCGAAAACTCCTACTTGTCCGTCAAATCCGCTAAAAGCATCAGTAACTCCTTCCCCTCTTACAAAGAGAGCAATATTACCAACAGAGTGAAAAGTTTGCCATTCTCCGCCCCCTGCAAACCTTCGTGCGGCGAATCCACGGTGGCGTCGGTGGCTCCCGCCACCGGTCCGACGAAAGCGGCGCGCTCGAGCATGTCCCTTTGGTCCAAGCTGCTTGTCTTTGGGATCGGAGCGGCTTTCTTGTTCTTCATTTACCAGGCCATGGAAGCTAATATCGATAGCCAGTTTCTGACGGCCGACTCAAACGCTGCCAATGGCAACGAAGCGTAG
- the golt1ba gene encoding golgi transport 1Ba isoform X1, protein MISLTDSQKIGMGLTGFGVFFLFFGMILFFDKALLAIGNILFVAGLSFVIGLERTFRFFFQKHKMKATSFFLGGVFVVLIGWPIIGVVLEVYGFFLLFRGFFPVVVGFIRRIPVLGSILNLPFISSYVDKACESNTMV, encoded by the exons ATGATTTCCTTAACGGATTCGCAAA AAATCGGAATGGGATTAACTGGTTTTGGCgtgtttttcctcttctttgGGATGATCCTGTTCTTTGACAAAGCCCTCCTGGCCATTGGAAAC ATCCTGTTTGTCGCCGGACTCTCCTTTGTGATTGGCCTGGAGAGAACTTTCCGTTTCTTTTTCCAAAAGCACAAAATGAAAGCCACCAGTTTCTTCTTAGGAGGTGTGTTTGTGGTGCTTATTGGCTGGCCCATCATCGGGGTTGTCCTGGAGGTATATGGATTTTTCCTCTTGTTCAG AGGCTTTTTCCCAGTTGTAGTGGGCTTCATAAGGAGGATACCTGTCCTTGGCTCCATCCTAAACCTGCCCTTCATCAGTTCT TATGTGGACAAAGCGTGCGAGAGCAACACTATGGTTTAA